One stretch of Priestia megaterium DNA includes these proteins:
- the ytpR gene encoding YtpR family tRNA-binding protein: MNLFYNKEGIGDTLIVKLEDIAIENRTFETKGDVVRIFDQKSNTTAGYNIFHASSKLKVEGNGSLELTEEMVEEVNRVLSESGFEGKLEVDLSPKFVVGYVQEKEKHPNADKLNICKVDVGTETLQIVCGAPNVDAGQKVVVAKVGAVMPSGMIIKDAELRGVPSSGMICSAKELALPNAPQEKGILVLEDKYEAGQPFQA, encoded by the coding sequence ATGAATCTTTTTTATAATAAAGAAGGCATCGGCGATACGTTAATCGTCAAGCTAGAAGATATCGCAATTGAAAATCGCACGTTTGAAACAAAAGGCGACGTTGTGCGTATCTTTGATCAAAAATCAAATACAACAGCTGGCTATAACATCTTTCATGCTTCTTCTAAGTTAAAAGTAGAGGGAAATGGTTCTCTTGAATTAACAGAAGAAATGGTGGAAGAAGTAAATCGTGTACTTAGCGAAAGCGGTTTTGAAGGTAAACTTGAAGTGGATTTATCTCCTAAATTTGTAGTGGGATATGTTCAAGAAAAAGAGAAGCATCCAAATGCGGATAAGCTGAACATCTGTAAAGTAGATGTTGGCACAGAAACACTTCAAATTGTATGTGGAGCACCAAATGTAGACGCAGGTCAAAAAGTCGTGGTAGCAAAAGTAGGAGCGGTTATGCCAAGTGGTATGATCATTAAAGATGCAGAGCTGCGCGGTGTACCTTCTTCAGGTATGATTTGCTCTGCTAAAGAGCTGGCGCTTCCGAACGCTCCTCAAGAAAAAGGGATCTTAGTACTTGAAGACAAATATGAAGCAGGTCAACCTTTTCAAGCATAA
- a CDS encoding DUF1444 domain-containing protein, with protein sequence MAKMNSQKMRKLLEERLTGAEWSFLFDREKDTLRVEHQETKKGVTISLPGLIAKWEEKKEAALDEMVYYIKEALRVMNDEQQVTGKEKRIYPVIRSTSFPDKSNEDVPLIYDEHTAETRIYYALDLGNTYRLLDEKLIRKESLDLSAVREMAKFNLRSLPISHKKDTVAGNDFYFVNQNDGYDASRILNEAFLQDFASSVSGTMAVAVPHQDVLILADIQNETGYDILAQMTMSFFASGRVPITALSFLYENGELEPIFILGKNRSKGRD encoded by the coding sequence ATGGCGAAAATGAATAGTCAAAAGATGAGAAAACTACTAGAAGAGCGATTAACGGGTGCGGAGTGGTCATTTTTATTTGATCGTGAAAAAGATACGCTGCGCGTTGAACATCAGGAAACGAAAAAAGGTGTAACCATTTCTTTACCTGGGCTAATTGCAAAATGGGAAGAAAAAAAGGAAGCAGCTCTAGATGAAATGGTATATTATATAAAAGAAGCTCTTCGTGTTATGAACGATGAACAGCAGGTAACGGGAAAAGAAAAGCGCATTTATCCAGTTATTCGCTCAACGTCTTTTCCGGATAAATCGAATGAAGACGTGCCGTTGATTTATGATGAACATACAGCTGAAACACGCATTTATTATGCGCTTGATTTAGGCAATACATATCGTCTATTAGATGAGAAACTAATTCGCAAGGAAAGTTTAGATCTATCCGCAGTGCGGGAAATGGCTAAATTTAATCTTCGCTCTTTGCCGATTTCACATAAAAAAGATACGGTAGCAGGCAATGACTTTTATTTTGTAAATCAGAACGATGGATACGATGCAAGCCGAATTCTTAACGAGGCATTTTTGCAAGATTTTGCTTCTAGTGTTTCGGGCACAATGGCTGTAGCAGTACCTCATCAAGATGTGTTGATTCTAGCTGATATCCAAAACGAAACGGGTTATGATATTCTTGCGCAGATGACCATGAGCTTTTTTGCAAGTGGACGTGTACCCATCACAGCTCTTTCATTTTTATACGAAAACGGTGAGCTAGAACCTATTTTTATTCTAGGAAAAAATCGCAGTAAAGGACGGGACTAA
- a CDS encoding thioredoxin family protein yields the protein MEKMQTIEQYKEIIKEGKHIMMFSADWCPDCRVIEPVLPEIEANHSEYTFHYVDRDDFIDLCAELSIFGIPSFVGYSNGEETGRFVSKDRKTKEEIEEFINGLNA from the coding sequence ATGGAAAAAATGCAAACAATTGAACAATACAAAGAAATCATTAAAGAAGGAAAACATATCATGATGTTTTCAGCAGACTGGTGCCCAGATTGCCGAGTAATCGAGCCTGTGCTTCCAGAAATTGAGGCGAATCATAGCGAGTATACATTTCACTATGTCGACCGCGACGACTTTATCGATCTTTGTGCAGAATTAAGCATCTTTGGAATTCCAAGCTTTGTTGGTTACAGCAACGGAGAAGAAACAGGGCGTTTTGTCAGCAAAGACCGTAAAACAAAAGAAGAAATTGAAGAGTTTATTAACGGCTTAAATGCATAA
- a CDS encoding DUF84 family protein, whose product MKISIGTKNPTKVNAVKKVFGDTFTYVEVDVQSGVSPQPFSDEETIQGAINRARAAVKETGADIGIGLEGGVQETPHGLFLCNWGSLVTSKDLEPILGGGARIRLPEAVAGMLRHDKKELAEAMEVYTNQKNIRKKEGAIGIFTNGNLDRTAMFYQVVLMLKGQLDFRTNQAVQ is encoded by the coding sequence ATGAAAATTTCAATCGGAACGAAGAATCCAACAAAAGTAAATGCAGTAAAAAAAGTATTTGGAGATACTTTTACATATGTAGAGGTAGATGTGCAGTCCGGGGTGTCGCCACAGCCTTTTTCTGACGAAGAAACCATCCAAGGAGCGATTAACCGCGCGCGTGCTGCTGTCAAAGAGACAGGTGCTGATATTGGTATTGGGCTTGAAGGAGGGGTGCAGGAAACGCCTCATGGCTTATTCCTTTGCAATTGGGGAAGCCTTGTTACCTCTAAGGACCTTGAACCGATTTTAGGTGGAGGGGCTCGTATTCGGCTTCCTGAAGCGGTAGCCGGTATGCTTCGTCATGACAAAAAAGAATTAGCCGAAGCTATGGAAGTGTATACAAACCAAAAGAATATTCGAAAAAAAGAAGGAGCAATCGGTATTTTTACCAATGGAAATTTAGATCGGACCGCTATGTTTTATCAGGTTGTTTTAATGCTAAAAGGACAGCTGGATTTTAGGACAAATCAAGCTGTTCAATAG
- a CDS encoding M42 family metallopeptidase encodes MNNETLSLFKTLTELPGAAGNEHQVRSFMRSQIEPLVDEVIQDGLGSLFGVRYNEEKGPKVMVAGHMDEVGFMVTSVTDKGMLRFQTLGGWWSQVLLAQRVHVVTKKGPITGVIASIPPHLLDESQRNKPMAIKNMMIDVGADSKQEVAEMGIRPGDQIVPICPFTPMANEKKILAKAWDNRYGCGLAIELLKEVKNEKLPNILYSGATVQEEVGLRGAQSAANMIKPDLFYALDASPANDTSGDKNAFGQLGKGVLLRIFDRTMVTHRGMREFILDTAETNSIPYQYFVSPGGTDAGRVHTSNNGVPSAVIGVCSRYIHTHASMIHVDDYAAAKELLVKLVRSTDQTTLDTIKQNG; translated from the coding sequence ATGAACAATGAAACGCTATCTCTATTTAAAACATTAACGGAGTTACCAGGTGCCGCTGGAAACGAACATCAAGTACGTTCATTTATGCGCTCGCAAATTGAACCCCTTGTAGATGAAGTCATTCAAGATGGGTTAGGAAGTTTATTCGGCGTTCGCTATAATGAAGAAAAAGGCCCTAAAGTAATGGTAGCAGGACATATGGACGAAGTAGGATTTATGGTTACGTCTGTAACAGATAAAGGAATGCTTCGTTTTCAAACTCTAGGAGGATGGTGGAGTCAAGTACTGCTAGCTCAACGCGTCCATGTTGTTACAAAAAAAGGTCCTATCACCGGCGTAATTGCTTCTATCCCTCCCCATTTATTAGACGAATCACAGCGCAACAAGCCAATGGCCATTAAAAATATGATGATTGATGTGGGCGCAGATAGCAAGCAGGAAGTAGCAGAAATGGGCATTCGTCCTGGCGATCAAATTGTACCGATTTGTCCGTTTACGCCAATGGCAAATGAAAAGAAAATACTGGCGAAAGCATGGGATAACCGCTATGGGTGCGGACTTGCGATTGAATTATTAAAAGAAGTAAAAAATGAAAAATTGCCAAATATCTTATATTCTGGAGCTACTGTTCAAGAAGAAGTAGGACTTCGCGGTGCTCAATCAGCTGCGAATATGATTAAACCGGATTTGTTTTATGCACTAGATGCTAGTCCTGCTAACGATACATCAGGCGATAAAAATGCATTTGGACAGTTAGGAAAAGGCGTATTACTTCGTATCTTTGACCGTACGATGGTCACACATAGAGGAATGAGAGAATTTATTTTAGATACAGCTGAGACAAACAGCATCCCTTATCAATACTTTGTTTCTCCAGGAGGTACGGATGCAGGGCGCGTTCATACTTCTAATAATGGAGTTCCTTCTGCGGTAATCGGCGTATGTTCACGTTATATTCATACTCATGCATCTATGATTCATGTAGATGACTATGCAGCCGCAAAAGAATTACTAGTCAAACTTGTACGTTCTACAGACCAAACAACGCTCGATACGATTAAGCAAAACGGATAA
- a CDS encoding peptidase yields MKWTQLIAGAAVGFASAYILQKRKSSISSSEALTIIKSAFKQNGAIDGSWIETTTKVIQKHGLSFYGYTGGIIRTRDAKQEHYEFFIDKKSGSIIELTLNASV; encoded by the coding sequence GTGAAATGGACTCAACTAATAGCAGGAGCTGCAGTCGGATTTGCAAGCGCTTATATTCTTCAAAAAAGAAAGTCGTCAATTTCCTCATCGGAAGCCCTTACGATTATTAAAAGCGCTTTTAAACAAAATGGGGCAATCGACGGCTCATGGATTGAAACAACGACTAAAGTCATTCAAAAACATGGTCTCTCTTTTTATGGTTATACAGGTGGAATTATCAGAACACGTGATGCAAAACAGGAACATTACGAGTTTTTCATTGATAAAAAAAGCGGTTCTATTATTGAATTGACGCTGAATGCATCCGTTTAA
- a CDS encoding YtnP family quorum-quenching lactonase: METLTIGELKVTWLRGGNNHLDGGAMFGVVPKELWTKKYPISEGNRIPMRTDPLLVQTEKHLMLIDAGIGNGMLDEKKKRHFGVTEESFIAEDLQKLGFTCEDITHVIMTHLHFDHVSGLTKCSNGHFSSTFPNARIFVSEIEWNEMRNPNIRSKNTYWKQNWEFIQHQVITFSDKDEIVPGVTVHHTGGHSDGHAVVVLKGNNDILVHMGDLLPTHAHQNVLWVMAYDDYPMTSIEQKQQWLAYAYENQVWLSFYHDAFYRAVKWDNKGEIVDEIKRMHSASIQ, from the coding sequence ATGGAAACGTTAACAATAGGCGAATTAAAAGTGACATGGCTTCGTGGAGGGAATAATCATTTAGACGGAGGAGCAATGTTTGGTGTTGTTCCAAAAGAGCTTTGGACAAAAAAATATCCTATCTCAGAAGGAAATCGAATTCCAATGAGGACTGATCCTTTGCTCGTTCAAACTGAAAAACACCTCATGTTAATTGATGCAGGCATAGGAAATGGTATGTTGGATGAGAAAAAAAAGCGTCATTTTGGTGTAACAGAAGAATCATTTATTGCTGAAGATTTACAAAAGTTAGGGTTTACGTGCGAAGATATTACTCATGTCATTATGACGCATCTTCACTTTGATCATGTGTCAGGCTTAACAAAATGTAGCAACGGACATTTTTCCTCTACTTTTCCAAATGCAAGAATTTTTGTTAGTGAAATTGAGTGGAATGAAATGAGAAATCCTAATATACGTTCTAAAAATACGTATTGGAAACAAAATTGGGAATTTATTCAGCATCAAGTAATAACATTTAGCGACAAAGATGAAATTGTGCCTGGAGTAACGGTTCATCATACCGGCGGTCACAGCGATGGTCATGCTGTAGTTGTATTAAAAGGAAACAATGACATCTTAGTGCACATGGGCGATCTGTTGCCAACACATGCACATCAAAATGTCTTATGGGTAATGGCATATGATGATTATCCAATGACTTCGATTGAACAAAAGCAGCAGTGGCTAGCTTATGCCTATGAGAATCAAGTTTGGCTAAGTTTTTATCATGATGCTTTTTATCGAGCTGTAAAATGGGATAATAAAGGAGAAATAGTTGACGAAATTAAACGGATGCATTCAGCGTCAATTCAATAA
- the trmB gene encoding tRNA (guanosine(46)-N7)-methyltransferase TrmB, translating to MRLRNKPWAKDKIAENPQYVVPNPAEYKGNWKEVFGNENPLHIEVGTGKGQFLVGMAKQNPHINYIGIEMYESVILSALERLIEEELPNLKLLNVDANHLSEFFAKNDVGRVYLNFSDPWPKKRHAKRRLTYKTFLSMYENLLVDGGEIHFKTDNQGLFEYSLTSFSEYGLLLKYISLDLHKNDFEGNVMTEYEEKFSQKGSRIYRCEVKYLNEKD from the coding sequence ATGAGATTACGAAACAAACCTTGGGCAAAAGATAAAATTGCTGAAAATCCCCAATACGTGGTTCCAAACCCAGCAGAGTATAAAGGGAACTGGAAAGAGGTTTTTGGAAACGAAAATCCTCTTCATATTGAAGTAGGAACAGGAAAAGGCCAATTTTTAGTAGGGATGGCTAAACAAAATCCGCATATCAACTATATTGGAATTGAAATGTATGAAAGTGTCATCTTAAGTGCTCTAGAACGATTGATTGAAGAAGAGCTGCCAAATTTAAAGCTGTTGAATGTAGATGCTAACCATCTTAGTGAGTTCTTTGCAAAAAATGACGTGGGTCGCGTTTATCTCAATTTCTCTGATCCATGGCCAAAAAAGAGACATGCCAAGCGCCGTTTAACATACAAAACGTTCTTAAGTATGTATGAAAACCTGCTGGTTGATGGTGGAGAAATTCACTTTAAAACAGATAATCAAGGGCTATTTGAATATTCATTGACAAGCTTTTCAGAATATGGGCTTCTTCTCAAATACATTAGCTTAGATTTGCATAAAAACGATTTTGAAGGCAATGTTATGACGGAATATGAAGAGAAATTTTCACAAAAAGGCAGCCGCATTTACCGCTGTGAAGTAAAATACCTGAACGAAAAAGACTGA
- a CDS encoding YtzH-like family protein: protein MPLNAEHQMNILKDILSNHQSDCCGTVAECEQVERLIQSMLAKGYASTDVQATLQNVYKYTQDAKSAAHLDEHIQTNQQNLSQWVQELSTLS, encoded by the coding sequence ATGCCTTTAAATGCCGAACACCAAATGAATATATTAAAAGATATTTTATCTAATCATCAAAGTGATTGCTGCGGAACGGTTGCGGAATGTGAACAGGTTGAACGTTTAATTCAATCAATGTTAGCAAAAGGATATGCTAGCACAGACGTACAAGCAACACTACAAAACGTGTATAAATACACGCAAGATGCAAAAAGTGCTGCTCATTTAGACGAACATATTCAAACCAATCAACAAAATTTATCACAATGGGTCCAAGAACTATCTACCTTGTCATAA
- a CDS encoding phosphotransferase family protein, with protein MEDILGSEWEITPAGGATGEAYFAKFQDRKLFLKRNSSPFLAVLSAEGIVPKLVWTRRMENGDVITAQHWLDGRELKPKDMNSSRVTELLSKIHHSNELLDMLKRLGKTPLLPEDVLADIVENVDERLQKESIVEQGISYLQAELPSVQTDKYVVCHCDVNHNNWMLGENTQLYLIDWDGAMIADPAIDLGLLLYWYINPSQWEEWLEHYGVELTENLKKRMKWYVISQTILFIEWHRSKNEHSEMNYWLEYLRMLLVNDIQAQ; from the coding sequence TTGGAAGATATATTAGGAAGCGAATGGGAAATTACTCCTGCTGGCGGAGCGACAGGAGAAGCTTATTTTGCAAAATTTCAAGACCGAAAGCTTTTTTTAAAGCGTAATTCATCACCTTTTTTAGCAGTATTGTCAGCTGAAGGAATTGTACCGAAGCTCGTGTGGACAAGACGAATGGAAAATGGAGATGTGATCACAGCTCAGCACTGGCTAGATGGTCGAGAATTAAAACCAAAAGATATGAATTCGAGTCGAGTGACAGAATTGCTTAGTAAAATTCATCATTCAAACGAGTTATTAGATATGTTGAAAAGGTTGGGGAAAACACCGCTTCTTCCCGAAGACGTGCTAGCCGATATTGTAGAGAATGTGGACGAACGACTTCAAAAAGAGAGTATTGTAGAGCAGGGAATCAGTTATTTACAAGCAGAGCTTCCGTCCGTTCAGACAGATAAATATGTTGTGTGTCACTGTGATGTGAACCACAATAACTGGATGCTTGGAGAGAATACGCAGCTATATTTAATCGACTGGGACGGAGCGATGATTGCAGATCCTGCTATTGATTTAGGTTTATTGCTTTATTGGTACATCAATCCATCTCAGTGGGAAGAATGGCTTGAGCATTATGGGGTTGAACTAACCGAGAACTTGAAAAAGAGAATGAAGTGGTATGTGATAAGTCAAACCATTTTATTCATTGAATGGCATCGTTCGAAAAATGAACATTCTGAAATGAATTACTGGCTTGAATATCTTCGGATGTTGCTCGTCAACGACATTCAAGCACAGTAG